The proteins below come from a single Miscanthus floridulus cultivar M001 chromosome 1, ASM1932011v1, whole genome shotgun sequence genomic window:
- the LOC136465288 gene encoding zinc finger BED domain-containing protein RICESLEEPER 2-like: MATLPSELAPEELSGQEADQQSSKHTTSRSVNVKKSLLVKQMSSAVNAPKPPTEKRRKSSALNVQFVRSPLLNRIVASPRMRHSRAKHQRSPCAGLSSSTLPDDTRTTASPNLGKDAASRSVDRIKSLLSKRKSSVVNASNHSEGMQRKSSASRVHYVRSPVLNRMLQSPRMSQSPVLSARSSSSSSSDDTRMVISPDLVPGASRPIKRRKLRSDVWKEFEPIYEGNLVVQAKCIHCLELLSATRDNGRSACRRHLKVCKERTRMNQLVESMNTGLSPDSLALKNWKFDQEVSRKAMVNFIVLQELPFSLVDHAPFQKFIATLNPWFTIVSRTTVAEDIMSSYEDRRLALRETIKNSNSRVCLTADLWTSNQNLGYLCITCHFIDNDWMLQKRIIGFGLVASPHDGFTLFNALLKCLQEWKLEHKVFSITLDNAKNNNNMVGSFRKNLSERHLMLGNGDLLHMRCVAHVLNLIVKEGFKVIDGATDRIRDSVKYIRSSQARKQRFEEIIVQLGISCEKRPSLDVPTRWNSTYLMLKSAIEYRVVFDVMESQDPNYMDKPSNTDWNMADLLCNVFKPFYDATNVVSGTLYPTANHCFHVLWEVKGKIETLESSTDISIAVMASKMRLKFQKYWDICLLQICVPVVLDPRFKLSFVSFCLDAGFGDKGPAYTEMVKATLQNLFSAYSSMAPDLNYSQPEPNDGSIDEDDYWADFEQHLAAQKRKRVKSELDTYLQDDLFPRQKKFDILQWWMMHSTKYPVVSRMARDVFAAPASTVASESAFSTSGRIVSDYRSRLTSKKVQALVCLQDWLRAEGLSDVKLSEDDIGGGDDI; encoded by the exons ATGGCAACCCTGCCATCTGAGCTTGCGCCAGAAGAATTGAGTGGTCAAGAAGCAGATCAACAAAGCAGTAAGCATACAACTTCAAGGAGTGTGAACGTGAAGAAGTCATTGCTAGTGAAACAGATGTCATCTGCTGTTaatgctccaaagcctccaacagaGAAGCGGAGGAAATCATCTGCTTTGAACGTGCAATTTGTGAGGTCCCCGCTACTGAATAGGATCGTAGCATCGCCAAGGATGCGCCACTCCAGAGCCAAACACCAAAGGTCACCATGTGCAGGATTATCATCTTCAACCTTACCTGATGATACAAGAACGACTGCTTCTCCTAATCTTGGCAAAGATGCAGCATCAAGGAGCGTGGATAGGATCAAGTCCTTGCTGTCGAAACGGAAGTCATCTGTTGTTAATGCTTCAAATCATTCAGAAGGAATGCAGAGGAAGTCATCTGCTTCACGTGTGCATTATGTGAGATCTCCGGTACTTAATAGAATGCTACAGTCACCAAGGATGAGCCAGTCTCCGGTACTATCTGCAAGATCATCATCTTcgtcttcatctgatgatacaaGAATGGTTATTTCTCCTGATCTTGTCCCAG GTGCATCAAGACCAATTAAGAGACGTAAACTTAGATCTGATGTGTGGAAAGAATTTGAGCCTATTTATGAGGGGAATCTAGTAGTACAAGCTAAATGTATTCATTGTTTGGAGCTCTTGTCTGCTACTCGAGATAATGGTAGAAGTGCTTGTCGTAGGCATTTGAAAGTGTGCAAAGAAAGGACTAGAATGAACCAGTTGGTTGAAAGCATGAACACAGGACTATCCCCTGATTCACTAGCTCTGAAGAATTGGAAGTTTGACCAAGAGGTCTCACGTAAAGCTATGGTCAACTTTATCGTATTGCAGGAGCTGCCCTTTAGTTTAGTTGACCATGCACCGTTTCAGAAATTTATTGCTACCTTAAATCCTTGGTTTACCATAGTGTCTAGAACTACAGTTGCTGAGGATATTATGAGCTCATATGAGGATCGAAGGTTAGCCCTTCGGGAAACTATCAAAAATTCAAATTCAAGGGTCTGTCTAACTGCTGATCTGTGGACTTCAAATCAGAACCTAGGTTACTTGTGCATTACTTGCCACTTCATTGATAATGACTGGATGTTGCAGAAGAGAATAATAGGTTTTGGTCTTGTAGCTTCGCCCCATGATGGTTTTACTTTGTTTAATGCATTGTTGAAGTGTTTGCAAGAATGGAAGTTAGAGCACAAGGTATTTAGCATCACATTAGATAATGCAAAGAACAACAACAACATGGTTGGTTCCTTCAGGAAAAATCTTTCAGAAAGACACCTTATGCTTGGAAATGGTGATCTGCTACATATGCGTTGTGTAGCGCATGTGTTGAACCTTATTGTCAAGGAGGGATTTAAGGTGATAGATGGTGCTACTGACCGCATTCGAGATAGTGTCAAGTACATTAGAAGCTCACAAGCCCGTAAACAACGTTTCGAGGAAATCATTGTACAATTAGGTATATCCTGTGAGAAGAGACCGTCTCTTGATGTTCCAACTCGGTGGAACTCAACTTATTTAATGCTGAAGTCTGCAATAGAGTATAGGGTAGTCTTTGATGTTATGGAGTCACAAGATCCTAATTACATGGACAAGCCTTCTAATACAGATTGGAACATGGCAGACCTACTTTGCAATGTGTTCAAACCCTTCTATGATGCTACAAATGTAGTTTCCGGTACATTATACCCAACAGCAAACCACTGTTTCCATGTCCTATGGGAAGTTAAAGGAAAAATAGAAACTTTGGAATCAAGTACAGATATTTCCATTGCAGTTATGGCGAGCAAAATGAGACTGAAGTTTCAGAAATACTGGGACATATGCTTGTTGCAGATATGTGTTCCAGTAGTTCTAGATCCTAGGTTTAAGCTCAGTTTTGTATCATTTTGTTTGGACGCTGGTTTTGGTGATAAAGGTCCAGCATACACTGAAATGGTAAAGGCCACATTGCAAAATCTGTTTTCTGCATATTCATCAATGGCACCTGATTTAAACTACTCACAACCAGAGCCCAATGATGGAAGTATTGATGAAGATGACTACTGGGCAGACTTTGAACAACATCTTGCAGCACAAAAAAGGAAGAGAGTGAAAAGTGAGCTTGACACATATCTGCAAGATGATCTTTTCCCTCGACAAAAGAAATTTGATATTCTGCAGTGGTGGATGATGCATTCTACAAAGTATCCTGTGGTTTCTCGTATGGCAAGGGATGTGTTTGCAGCACCCGCATCGACTGTAGCTTCTGAATCTGCATTTTCCACTAGTGGAAGAATTGTTAGTGACTACAGAAGCCGACTAACAAGCAAGAAAGTTCAAGCCTTAGTATGCCTGCAGGATTGGTTGAGAGCAGAAG